The following are from one region of the Eubacterium sp. MSJ-33 genome:
- a CDS encoding S8 family serine peptidase yields the protein MDVFVNYSDKISTGLQLSLETETGERAYTILLRYSGNYNELHTQTDILMIPLLNQFAIGSASKEQIQVLAYLPQILYIDLTRRMEYEQAVSAKTRIASCFPMYDTSGQVLRGNGIVCGIVDSGVDINHPAFRKNDGKSRIVTYWDQMQSGNAPAPYAFGAVYTYNQINDFIRNGQNIPRFDISGHGTSVASIISALSPEAELAVVAAMPDTAAFLCAIDYLVRYAADRRQPLVLNLSYGNNYGDHAGNSLIEQYINTLRANGKITIVTGTGNEGNTGRHRYIHGSKAQSVGIALEDGLSVFNLQFWSDPVNPYQFQVRSPSGETTIFMHSDNQGQFYSYQFRSVNISIQIGSPSPYNQKQEIFFSFHAASEAIQSGYWSIEIRPFLSNYYAIDAWLPVAASTSADIEFEIPTPDLSLTIPATADIAISVAAYDPSLQSIAVFSGKGSTTIQKPDFAAPGVNILTARSGGGYVLQTGTSFSAPFVSAAAANLMQWGITDGNDPFLYGDRMKAYLKNGAIPLPGDSKIPNILEGWGRLCANASIPHKSTSL from the coding sequence ATGGATGTATTTGTCAATTATTCCGACAAAATAAGCACAGGGCTGCAATTATCACTGGAAACGGAAACTGGCGAACGTGCATATACCATACTATTGCGTTATAGCGGCAATTATAATGAGTTGCATACACAGACTGACATTCTTATGATACCGCTTTTAAATCAGTTCGCAATTGGTTCTGCATCCAAAGAACAGATTCAGGTTCTTGCCTATCTTCCGCAGATTCTATACATTGATCTGACAAGGCGGATGGAATATGAACAGGCTGTCTCAGCCAAAACACGAATTGCGTCCTGTTTTCCCATGTATGATACTTCCGGTCAGGTTCTGCGCGGTAACGGTATTGTCTGTGGCATTGTCGACTCTGGTGTAGATATCAATCATCCTGCATTCCGAAAAAATGACGGAAAAAGCCGTATTGTCACCTATTGGGATCAGATGCAGTCAGGAAATGCACCTGCTCCATACGCTTTTGGAGCTGTCTATACATATAATCAAATTAACGATTTCATCCGCAACGGGCAAAACATTCCGCGATTTGATATAAGTGGGCATGGAACTTCTGTTGCAAGCATAATAAGTGCACTAAGCCCAGAGGCTGAGCTGGCTGTTGTGGCTGCAATGCCGGATACAGCAGCATTTTTATGTGCCATTGATTATCTCGTCCGATATGCAGCAGACCGCAGGCAGCCGCTCGTATTAAACTTAAGCTATGGAAACAATTATGGAGATCATGCCGGAAACTCTCTTATAGAACAATACATAAATACCCTTCGGGCAAATGGAAAGATCACAATCGTTACAGGTACGGGAAATGAAGGCAACACGGGAAGACATCGGTATATCCATGGTTCAAAAGCCCAAAGCGTTGGTATAGCACTTGAAGACGGACTTTCAGTATTCAATCTACAATTCTGGTCTGACCCGGTGAATCCATACCAGTTTCAAGTACGCTCTCCGAGTGGTGAAACCACTATTTTTATGCATTCCGATAATCAGGGACAGTTTTATTCTTATCAGTTTCGCTCAGTCAATATCTCCATTCAGATTGGCAGTCCAAGTCCCTACAATCAAAAGCAGGAGATATTTTTCTCATTTCATGCAGCTTCGGAAGCAATCCAATCCGGTTACTGGAGCATAGAAATACGTCCATTCTTATCCAATTACTATGCAATTGATGCATGGCTTCCGGTTGCAGCATCTACGAGTGCAGACATAGAATTTGAAATACCAACTCCTGATTTGTCATTGACGATACCTGCAACAGCAGATATTGCAATCAGTGTGGCAGCTTACGATCCGTCTTTGCAAAGCATTGCTGTCTTTTCGGGTAAAGGCAGCACCACCATTCAAAAGCCGGATTTTGCCGCCCCGGGAGTCAATATTCTGACAGCACGCAGCGGTGGTGGTTATGTTTTGCAGACTGGTACATCATTTTCGGCACCGTTTGTATCTGCGGCTGCTGCAAATCTTATGCAATGGGGGATTACTGATGGAAATGATCCTTTTTTATATGGTGACCGTATGAAAGCATATCTGAAAAATGGTGCCATTCCGTTGCCTGGTGATTCAAAAATCCCCAATATTTTGGAAGGTTGGGGCAGATTGTGTGCCAATGCCAGCATACCACATAAATCCACCTCGTTGTAA